The following are encoded together in the Stegostoma tigrinum isolate sSteTig4 chromosome 20, sSteTig4.hap1, whole genome shotgun sequence genome:
- the ube2d1b gene encoding ubiquitin-conjugating enzyme E2 D1b: MAKRRIEKELKDLQRDPPAQCSAGPAGDDMFAWQATIMGPYDSPYQGGVFFLAIQFPTDYPFKPPKVAFTTKIYHPNINSNGSICLDILRSQWSPALTISKVLLSICSLLCDPNPDDPLVPEIAHMYKTDKEKYNKQARDWTQKYAM; encoded by the exons ATGGCCAAGAGACGGATAGAAAAG GAACTAAAAGACTTGCAACGAGACCCACCAGCTCAAtgttcagcaggtccagcaggaGATGATA TGTTCGCTTGGCAAGCCACTATTATGGGACCT TATGACAGTCCATATCAGGGAGGAGTGTTCTTTCTTGCAATTCAATTCCCCACAGATTACCCTTTTAAACCGCCAAAG GTTGCATTTACAACAAAAATATATCATCCAAACATAAACAGCAATGGCAGCATTTGTCTTGATATTCTGCGATCACAGTGGTCACCAGCATTAACAATATCAAAAG TTTTATTATCTATTTGTTCACTCCTGTGCGATCCTAATCCTGATGATCCACTCGTTCCAGAAATTGCACATATGTACAAAACAGATAAGGAAAA ATACAACAAGCAAGCAAGAGACTGGACTCAGAAATATGCAATGTAA